A genomic stretch from Prionailurus bengalensis isolate Pbe53 chromosome E2, Fcat_Pben_1.1_paternal_pri, whole genome shotgun sequence includes:
- the KCTD15 gene encoding BTB/POZ domain-containing protein KCTD15 has protein sequence MPHRKERPSGSSLHAHGSASTAEGGSMSRLSLTRSPVSPLAAQGIPLPAQLTKSNAPVHIDVGGHMYTSSLATLTKYPDSRISRLFNGTEPIVLDSLKQHYFIDRDGEIFRYVLSFLRTSKLLLPDDFKDFSLLYEEARYYQLQPMVRELERWQQEQEQRRRSRACDCLVVRVTPDLGERIALSGEKALIEEVFPETGDVMCNSVNAGWNQDPTHVIRFPLNGYCRLNSVQVLERLFQRGFSVAASCGGGVDSSQFSEYVLCREERRPQPNPTAVRIKQEPLD, from the exons ATGCCTCACCGCAAGGAGCGGCCGAGCGGGTCCTCGCTTCACGCCCACGGCAGCGCCAGCACTGCG GAGGGAGGAAGCATGTCCCGGTTGTCTCTTACCCGGTCGCCCGTGTCTCCCCTGGCCGCCCAGGGGATCCCACTGCCAGCCCAGCTCACCAAGTCCAACGCACCCGTGCACATCGATGTGGGTGGCCACATGTACACCAGCAGCCTGGCCACGCTCACCAAGTACCCTGACTCCAG aaTAAGCCGCCTCTTCAATGGCACTGAACCCATCGTCCTGGACAGTTTAAAGCAACATTATTTCATCGACCGGGATGGGGAGATTTTCCGCTACGTCCTGAGCTTCCTGCGGACGTCAAAACTGCTGCTCCCGGATGACTTCAAG GACTTCAGCCTGCTCTACGAGGAGGCGCGGTACTACCAGCTGCAGCCCATGGTGCGCGAGCTGGAGCGCtggcagcaggagcaggagcagcgGCGCCGCAGCCGCGCCTGTGACTGCCTGGTGGTGCGGGTCACGCCGGACTTGGGTGAGCGGATCGCGCTCAGTGGCGAGAAGGCCCTCATCGAGGAGGTTTTCCCCGAGACCGGGGACGTCATGTGCAACTCTGTCAACGCCGGCTGGAACCAGGACCCCACGCACGTCATCCGCTTCCCGCTCAACGGCTACTGCCGGCTCAACTCCGTGCAG GTCCTGGAGAGGCTGTTTCAGAGGGGCTTTAGCGTGGCTGCATCCTGTGGGGGTGGCGTGGACTCCTCCCAGTTCAGCGAGTACGTGCTTTGCCGTGAGGAGCGGCGACCGCAGCCCAACCCTACTGCGGTCCGGATAAAGCAGGAGCCCCTGGACTAG